Genomic window (Streptomyces yatensis):
GCCGCCAGGCTGGAGACGCTGCGGCTGCGGGTGAGGGCCCGCGGATGGGCCGCGCGCAGTGTGCGGTAGACGGCGGTGGCGAAGCGGTCGTCGTACAGGCGCAGCGCCACCCGCAGCCGGGGCTTGACCGAGCGGGCGTACAGCGTCGCCTCCAGGTTGGTGGTGTCGACGCTGGTCAGGGCGAGCAGGGAGTGTGCCCGCTGGATCTTGGCGGCCTCCAGGACGCCCTCCTGGGTGACATCGCCGATGACCGTCGGCACCCCCAGCCTGCGGGCCAGCGGGATGCCGCGCGCCCCGGGGTCCTCCTCCACGCACACCACGGGGATGTCCATCTCACGGAGTCTGGCCAGGACGCGGGTGCCGACCTTGCCGAGCCCGAGCAGCACGACATGGCCGGAGAGGCCGCGCGGAGGGCGGCGCAGCGCGGAGGCGGTGCGGAAGGTGCCCAGCGCTTCGAGCGCGGCGGCCACCAGGACGGGCAGCATCAGCAGTCCGATCAGCCCGGACAGCAGCTGGAGGACTTTGCGCCCGGTCGGCTCGTCCAGCGCCGGGTCGTCGATCGCCAGCACATCGAGCACCGTGAGGTAGGCGGCGCGGAGCAGACCCGCGCCGGTGAGCTGCCAGGAGGCGATGGTGAGGGCGAGCACGGCGATCGCCATTCCGGCGACGGACCAGCGCAGCCGGCGGGAGAACAGCGAGGCGAGGGGCAGTCTGCGGGTGCCGAGCCGCCGGGGCGGCAGCGGTGGTCCGGTGGCGGAGACGGCCTCCAGCACCACCGTGTCGCGCCCGGTGGCGGCGGCCACTTCCTCGTCTCCGGGCAGCAGCTTGGGCCCTTCGTCGCCGCTGCTGTCGGAGCCCTCGCTGCCGCCGGGGTCGCTGGTGGTGGACGAGAGCAGGGCGAGGGTGCACAGCCCCGGGCGGGCCACCTCGTCGGGGCCGGGCGGGGTGCGCTCGGCCGCGCGCAGCAGCAGCCCGTCGGCCTGCAGGACTTTGCTGGTGCCCGCGACGGCGGTGGCCGCCAGGGCGGGCGCCGCGGTGTCGGCGTCCGACAGTACGGTGGTGGTGGCGTCCAGCTCTGCCGGGTCCATACCGGGATCCGCCACCCGCGCCGCCTCGTCGAGGAGTTCCTCCAGATGCTGGCCGAGCTTGCGGTTGTAGAGCCGGATCACCAGCCGCAGCCGGGGGTTGAGGCGGCGGGCGCGGAGGGCGGCGTGGATGTTCGCCTCGTCGTCGTCATGGACCAGGGCGAGCGCCGTCGCGTGCTCCGCGCCCGCCTCGGTCAGCACCTCTTCGTCGAGCGCCGGGACCTCCATGACCCGCACTCCCCCGTCCGGAGCGGGGTCGTCCGCGGTCTGCCGGGGCAGCGGGACCCGTCCGACGGCCGCGCTGAACCGGCCGAAGAGCGCGGAGGTACGGCCGCCCGGCCACCATCCCGCCGCCCGCTGCCCGGCCGGGTCCGCCAGGGGCGCGCCGCCGGGGATGACGACCGTCACCCGGGTCCGGTAGACGTAGTGGAGTTCGGCGGCGAGGCGGTGGGCGAGCGCGTCGTCACCGCACACGACCATATGGGCCGCCCCCGAGGGGATCGGCGGGGCGGAGGTGGAGGTGGAGAACACGACGGCGAAGCCCCCCGTTGGTCCGTGATGCCGTGGGTCGTCCGGGCGGGGTACGGCGGCCGCGGTCTCCGGCGGCCGGCATCCGCGCTCCGGCGGTCATGATCAGACCGTACCTGGTGGGCTGTCCAAGGGAGTTGGGCACCGGGGGCGGGCGGCCGGGGCGCCCCGTGCGCTCACTCCCTGGGGGCTCCGCAGCGCGCACAGCGGGCGAAGGACGCGGTGTCCTGGATCGCGCCGCAGTCGGCGCAGACCCGATCCAGCCAGCAGGCGGGCTCCCCGCCCTCGGGCTCGGCGCGCGCCGGGTCCGGGTCCGGGTCCGCCGATTCACTGTTCGCGATCTGCCGGTTCACCGTTTCCCGGTTCGCCGTCTCCCGGTCCGGGTCGCCGGGTCGAGCCATGCCGCTCATCGTGTGCGCCTCCCTGTCCGGACCGTACGCGGGTCCATCCGCCGACCCTCCACCCGTGGCTCCATCCCGGGAAGCGGTCCCACTATAGATCCGATCTCTCAACCGCCAATGACCCTTGACGGGGCGTAATGACGCCCGCCCCCTCCCCAGTTATCGGATGACTCGGTAACGTATCCGCCTCGGGAGGCAACAATGCCGAGATCTTACCGACGCTCCGCTGTGGCATTTCTGCTCTGCGGCGTCCTGGCCATGACGCTCTTCATCACCGGGCCCGCGCAGGCGAAGGACTCCGCCTGGACCGTGCGAGGCCCCTCACCCCACTCCGGTCCCCTCGCGCAGCTGCGGCTCGACGGAGCCTCAGGAGCGCTGACGCTCCAAGTGTCCCGGGGCGGACGGACCGTGGTCGAACCCTCGCCCGTGGGCATCGTCACCGAACGGGCGGATCTGTCGCACGGGCTGCGCTACCTGGGGCGCCACGACCGCACCGTCGTGGAGCGCTACCGGTCGACGGTCGGCAAGGAGCGCTCGCGCACGGCGCGGATGACCGAGACCCGCTTCCGGTTCCGGGGCAGCGGGAGCGCCCGGCTGGACCTCGTGGTGCGGGTCTCGGACGACGGGGTCGCCTATCGCTATGTCCTGCCCTCCGGCAGCGGCGATGTCCTCGGCGAGACCTCGGCGTTCACCCTGCCCGCGGACGCGGCCGCATGGCTGGGCGACTACCGCAAGGACAACGAGAACCTGTTCAAGGAGTACACCGCCGCGACCGCGCCCACCGGTGAGTACATGTCCCAGGCGCTCTTCGAGACGGCGGGCGGCTACGCCCTGATCGCCGAGTCGGATCTCAGCGGCCGCTACTCCGCCGCCCGGCTGATCCATCAGCAGGGGCAGCCCACGTACCGCATCGGGCTCTGGGACCAGCGGGTCGCGTCCGACGGACCGCTCAGCACACCCTGGCGCGCGATGATCGTGGGCGATCTGCCGACCGTCACCGAGTCCACCTTCACCGACGATCTGGCCCCCGCGTCGCGGGTCGCCGACACCTCGTGGATCCGGCCCGGGCCCGCGCTGTGGACCTGGCTCGCGGGCGGCAAGCCGGCCGGGCAGAGCCTGTCGATGCAGAAGGGGTACGTGGACTACGCGACCCAGCGCGGCTGGCCGTATGTGGTGGTGGACGCGGGCTGGTACTTCGACCCCGACCAGTGGGACGTCACCGACCCCGACTGGCCGCGGAACAGCTGGATTCCGCAGCTCGTGGACTACGCGCGCGAGCGCCATGTGGGCATCCAGGTCTGGATCCACCACCGCGACCTCGACACCGCCGAGGAGCGCGAGCTGTGGCTGCCCACACTGGAGAAGTGGGGGGTGAAGGGCGTGAAGATCGACTTCATGGACTCCGAGGCCCAGGAGACGCTGCGCTGGTACGACGAGATCCTCAAGGCCACCGCGGACCACCATCTGCTCGTCAACTTCCACGGCTCGACCATCCCCAAGGGCATCCAGCGCACCTGGCCGCAGGTGATGTCGATGGAGGGGGTGAACGGCGAGGAGAAGCGGACCAACACCCCGCAGCATCTGGCGACGCTGCCCTTCACCCGCAATGTCATCGGCTCCATGGACTTCACCCCCGGGGCCTTCCACCGGGCCGAGCGCCCCAACGCGGGCTCGGACGCGGGGGAAGTCGGCCTGTCGGTGCTCTACGAGTCCGGTATCCAGGATCTGGCGGGCACCCCGGAGTCCTATGACGCCCGTCCGCTCGCCCGCCGCTTCCTGGAGCAGATCCCCGCCACCTGGGACCGCACCCGGCTGCTGACCGGGCGGCCCGGTGAGAGCGCGGTGCTGGCCCGCGCCGACGGCTCGCGGTGGTTCATCGGCGGTACGTTCACCGGCCCCGCGCACACCGCCGAGGTGCCGCTGCGGCTGGAGCCGGGCCGCTGGCTCGTCGATCTGATCCTGGACGGCCCCAACGGTCTGGTCCGCACGCCCACGGTGGTGCGCGGCGGGCAGACGCTGTCCGTGCCGGTGACGGCGGACGGCGGGTTCGCCGCCATCGCCTGCCGCTGGCGGCCCGGTCTGTCGACCTGCGACCGTCCCTGACCGTCCCTCACTCGGACACCCCGTCCAGGACGCCCGTCCAGATCCCGATCGCCGGAATACAGACGCCGGCCGCGAAGACCCATGCGGCGGCGACGGCACGGGCGTAGGGGGCGGGGTGGCCGCCGGTCCATCCGCGGGAGAGGGCCAGCAGCCGATCGGCCTTCTGCCGCGTCGGGTTCTTCTCCTGCTGATGGGTGAGGAAGGCGGACAGCCGGTCCGCCGACTCCGCGTCCGTGACCGCCTCGGCGTCCGCCCGCATCTCCATCAGCGTGACCAGGACCCGGCCCGCGCGGCTGTTGGCGTAGAGGCCGCAGGTCAGGGTGAGGAGGAAGACGGTGATCGACGTGACAGTCTGCGCCGAGGTCTCCACGGGGGTGACGGCGAGGGCCGTCACCCCGTCGTAGAACACGGCGGCCTTCCCCGCCGCCGGCGCATGACGCAGATAGCGCCGACGCATCGGATCACCGTGGCGCAGATGCGAGATCTCGTGCCGGAGCAGGACCGCCCCGGCCGGGCTTCTGAGCAGGGTGCGCCAGCTGCGCGGGATGGCGACATGCACGGTGGGCCTGCGGATGTTCAGGGTGACCGCGTGGTAGACAAAGGTGCCCGCGACCGCCCAGAGCGCGGCGACCAGGATGATCGCGGGCACCAGGAGACGCTTCCCGTCGAACGGCAGGGAGATCCGGTCCTGCAGTACGGCGAAGGCCAGTCCGCCCGCGGCGCCGACGGCCCAGACGGACTTGCGGCGCTGCAGTCGCGTCCCCCAGTCCTCCATCCGGCCCAGCCGTCCCGGGGACGGCTGGGGGACGTGGACCACCTTCAGGTCGGCCACCGGGGACCAGCTGGAGACCGCGTCCAGCCGGGCGGTGTCCAGTCCGGCGGAGTGGAAGGTGTCCCGGACGGGCACCCAGCCCTTCGCCGACCAGTCGACCGGGTGCGGCGCCTCCTCGGCCTCACGACCGCTGAGGGAGTCGGCCCGCCACTCGTTGACGAGGGGCAGCAGGAAGACGACGAGGAGGACGAGGACGGCCAGGAACGCGGTGGCGCCGACCGCGGCCGGCGCGGACAGCCGATTCTCCCCTGTGGTCAGCACGCTCGCCCCGGTGGCGGGCGCCGCGCACAGCGGCCCGATGAGCACGGTCCAGCAGGTCCGCTCGGCCCGGCGCAGCCGGCGGACCGGGGACGCGGCGGTCATGGACGGCCGGGCCCGGCGGGGTCCGTACCGTCGTCGGCGTCGCTGTCGTTTTCGCCGTCGCTGTCGTTTTCGTCGTCGGCGCCGGGTTCGGAGCGGATGAGCGCTTCCGCCTGGATCCGTACGACGGCCCGTACCGTGTCCGGGTCCACCTCCGGGGGGAGCAGTAACTCCACCGTCACCCGCCGGGCGAGCCCGGCCGTGCTGTCCTCGTCCTCCTCGGTGTCCGTCCCGCCGGTGGCGGCGTCGCCGCGC
Coding sequences:
- a CDS encoding glycoside hydrolase family 97 protein: MPRSYRRSAVAFLLCGVLAMTLFITGPAQAKDSAWTVRGPSPHSGPLAQLRLDGASGALTLQVSRGGRTVVEPSPVGIVTERADLSHGLRYLGRHDRTVVERYRSTVGKERSRTARMTETRFRFRGSGSARLDLVVRVSDDGVAYRYVLPSGSGDVLGETSAFTLPADAAAWLGDYRKDNENLFKEYTAATAPTGEYMSQALFETAGGYALIAESDLSGRYSAARLIHQQGQPTYRIGLWDQRVASDGPLSTPWRAMIVGDLPTVTESTFTDDLAPASRVADTSWIRPGPALWTWLAGGKPAGQSLSMQKGYVDYATQRGWPYVVVDAGWYFDPDQWDVTDPDWPRNSWIPQLVDYARERHVGIQVWIHHRDLDTAEERELWLPTLEKWGVKGVKIDFMDSEAQETLRWYDEILKATADHHLLVNFHGSTIPKGIQRTWPQVMSMEGVNGEEKRTNTPQHLATLPFTRNVIGSMDFTPGAFHRAERPNAGSDAGEVGLSVLYESGIQDLAGTPESYDARPLARRFLEQIPATWDRTRLLTGRPGESAVLARADGSRWFIGGTFTGPAHTAEVPLRLEPGRWLVDLILDGPNGLVRTPTVVRGGQTLSVPVTADGGFAAIACRWRPGLSTCDRP
- a CDS encoding NAD(P)-binding protein; this encodes MVVCGDDALAHRLAAELHYVYRTRVTVVIPGGAPLADPAGQRAAGWWPGGRTSALFGRFSAAVGRVPLPRQTADDPAPDGGVRVMEVPALDEEVLTEAGAEHATALALVHDDDEANIHAALRARRLNPRLRLVIRLYNRKLGQHLEELLDEAARVADPGMDPAELDATTTVLSDADTAAPALAATAVAGTSKVLQADGLLLRAAERTPPGPDEVARPGLCTLALLSSTTSDPGGSEGSDSSGDEGPKLLPGDEEVAAATGRDTVVLEAVSATGPPLPPRRLGTRRLPLASLFSRRLRWSVAGMAIAVLALTIASWQLTGAGLLRAAYLTVLDVLAIDDPALDEPTGRKVLQLLSGLIGLLMLPVLVAAALEALGTFRTASALRRPPRGLSGHVVLLGLGKVGTRVLARLREMDIPVVCVEEDPGARGIPLARRLGVPTVIGDVTQEGVLEAAKIQRAHSLLALTSVDTTNLEATLYARSVKPRLRVALRLYDDRFATAVYRTLRAAHPRALTRSRSVSSLAAPAFAGAMMGRQILGAIPVERRVLLFAALHVAGHPQLEGRTVAEAFAPGAWRVIALDAAEPADRQRDLAAAPRDDGATQEPALVWDLHPGYVLRPHDRVVLAATRQGLGEILAGAAARRD